A single Parabacteroides timonensis DNA region contains:
- a CDS encoding aldo/keto reductase, with translation MEYRQLGGSGLYVPVLCLGTATFGGTNGFEGWGHTQVEEARRMINKCLDAGVNFFDTADVYSGGLSEEILGKAMEGLRNKLLISTKATFNLNPESRNAIGSSRFHLINACEASLKRLNTDHIDVYHMHGFDANTPVEETLRALDDLITAGKVRYIACSNFSGWHLMKALSVSERYGWSRYVAHQVHYSLLNREFEWELMPLGIDQKVGSIIWSPLSAGRLGGKYRRNNPIPADGRVARGGSPIPDEATSYERLYNIMDVLDEVAEETGHSVAQCALNWLLQRPTVSSLIIGASTEKQLEQNLEAVGWNLTPEQVKRLDIASQVTPVYPYWHQAQFPFLNAQLQF, from the coding sequence ATGGAATACAGACAATTAGGAGGTTCGGGCTTATATGTACCCGTACTTTGTTTAGGCACAGCTACTTTTGGAGGAACCAATGGTTTCGAAGGTTGGGGACATACCCAGGTAGAAGAAGCCAGACGTATGATAAACAAGTGCCTGGATGCCGGTGTAAACTTCTTTGATACAGCAGACGTTTATTCCGGTGGCCTATCGGAAGAAATATTGGGCAAGGCGATGGAAGGCTTGCGGAATAAATTACTTATCTCCACCAAGGCAACATTCAATCTAAATCCGGAAAGCCGCAACGCGATAGGATCTTCCCGTTTCCACTTGATCAATGCTTGTGAGGCTAGCCTGAAACGGTTGAATACCGATCATATCGATGTTTACCATATGCATGGATTTGATGCGAATACGCCGGTAGAAGAAACCCTTCGTGCATTGGATGATTTAATCACAGCCGGTAAAGTTCGTTACATTGCCTGTTCCAATTTCTCTGGATGGCATCTGATGAAAGCGTTATCCGTTTCTGAACGCTATGGCTGGAGTCGCTATGTTGCCCATCAGGTACATTACTCTTTGCTTAACAGAGAATTCGAATGGGAATTAATGCCGCTCGGTATCGATCAGAAAGTCGGTTCTATTATTTGGAGTCCATTATCTGCAGGTCGTTTGGGTGGTAAATACAGACGTAACAACCCCATTCCGGCAGACGGACGCGTAGCCCGTGGCGGAAGTCCTATCCCGGATGAAGCCACTTCATACGAGCGCTTGTATAATATAATGGATGTATTGGATGAAGTAGCGGAAGAAACAGGACATAGTGTTGCACAATGTGCTCTGAACTGGTTACTGCAGCGCCCTACCGTCTCCAGCCTTATCATTGGAGCAAGTACGGAAAAGCAACTGGAACAAAATCTGGAAGCTGTCGGATGGAATCTGACACCCGAACAGGTAAAACGACTGGACATCGCCAGCCAGGTTACTCCTGTCTATCCCTATTGGCACCAGGCGCAATTCCCTTTCCTGAATGCACAGCTTCAGTTTTGA
- a CDS encoding Cof-type HAD-IIB family hydrolase, translated as MIKAVFFDIDGTLVSFKTHEVPQSTIEALDLLREKGIKVFIATGRHYTSINNLGDLKFDGYVTLNGGYCFAGEDKVIYKHSIPDRDIEALIRYMETEESFPCAFVQEKEIFMNYKDETVEEIFNMLNFPEPPIRPLDEIRGKTAYQLVSFFTAEQEKKIMPILSNCESTRWNPLFTDVVPAGSSKRVGIDKMLEYFRIPLNECMAFGDGGNDVAMLKHAGIGVAMGNAEDEVKQYADYVTDSVDEDGIFKALKHLNIL; from the coding sequence ATGATTAAGGCAGTTTTTTTTGATATCGACGGAACACTGGTTAGTTTTAAGACACATGAAGTTCCTCAGTCTACCATCGAAGCATTGGATCTCTTACGGGAGAAAGGTATTAAGGTCTTTATAGCAACAGGGCGCCACTACACATCTATTAATAATCTGGGAGATTTGAAGTTTGACGGATATGTTACTTTGAACGGTGGGTATTGTTTTGCCGGAGAGGATAAAGTCATTTATAAACACAGTATTCCAGACAGGGATATCGAGGCTTTGATCCGTTATATGGAAACCGAAGAGTCTTTCCCATGCGCTTTTGTGCAGGAAAAAGAAATCTTTATGAATTATAAAGATGAAACGGTGGAAGAGATATTCAATATGCTTAATTTCCCGGAACCACCTATCCGTCCTTTGGATGAGATACGTGGAAAGACTGCTTATCAACTGGTTTCTTTCTTTACTGCTGAACAGGAGAAGAAGATCATGCCTATCCTGTCAAATTGTGAGTCTACCCGTTGGAATCCTTTATTTACAGATGTGGTACCAGCTGGTAGCAGTAAGCGGGTAGGGATCGATAAAATGCTGGAATACTTCAGGATACCATTAAACGAGTGTATGGCTTTTGGTGATGGAGGTAATGATGTTGCTATGCTTAAACATGCCGGTATAGGTGTAGCTATGGGGAATGCGGAAGATGAAGTGAAACAGTATGCCGATTATGTAACAGACTCCGTCGATGAGGACGGAATATTCAAAGCGTTGAAACATTTGAACATTCTTTGA
- a CDS encoding beta-class carbonic anhydrase, whose amino-acid sequence MIDELLVFNKEFVKNKGYEKFITNKYPDKKIAIVSCMDTRLIELLPASLGLKNGDVKIIKNAGAVISHPFGSVIRSLLVAIYDLGVTEIMIIGHSDCGAQHMDSETMIEAMKKRGIPADRIDMIRYCGVDFKDWLHGFDSSEGSVRNTVNQVIHHPLIPSDITVRGFVIDSVTGKLTEVE is encoded by the coding sequence ATGATTGACGAATTACTAGTATTTAATAAAGAGTTCGTAAAGAACAAAGGATACGAGAAGTTTATAACGAATAAGTACCCTGATAAGAAAATTGCGATCGTATCCTGTATGGATACTCGTCTGATAGAATTACTTCCGGCCTCACTGGGGCTTAAGAATGGTGATGTAAAAATCATAAAAAATGCGGGCGCAGTCATATCACATCCTTTTGGTAGTGTGATACGCAGTCTGTTGGTTGCCATTTATGATTTGGGAGTTACTGAAATAATGATTATCGGTCATTCGGATTGCGGTGCACAACATATGGACAGTGAAACAATGATCGAAGCAATGAAGAAACGGGGTATTCCAGCAGACCGTATCGATATGATACGCTATTGCGGAGTCGATTTTAAAGACTGGTTACATGGTTTCGATTCTTCTGAAGGTTCTGTAAGAAATACAGTGAATCAGGTTATTCATCATCCGCTGATTCCGTCGGATATAACGGTTCGTGGCTTTGTAATTGATTCAGTTACAGGTAAGTTGACGGAGGTGGAGTAG
- a CDS encoding M28 family metallopeptidase: MRRTGLFVASLMLSTTLWAQSPVEKGLGVINKENAEAYIGFLASDELEGREAGFQGGRIAAEYIVSNLKTMGIAPLNESYYQPFEAYNKERQKRGRFQVHPDSIAQLKQGVHQKLSMRNILGKIEGKNPNEFVIIGAHYDHLGFDPMLEGDQIYNGADDNASGVSAVLQVAKAFLASGQQPERTVIFAFWDGEEKGLLGSEYFVQNCSFLKDVKGYLNYDMIGRNSNEAVPEQVDYFYTEANKAFGDWLKNDIKKYDLNLKPIYHAWDKPVGGSDNGTFAKRDIPIIWYHTNGHPDYHMPSDHVDKINWDKIVDITKASFLNMWNLANEKKY, from the coding sequence ATGAGAAGAACAGGCTTATTTGTAGCATCCCTTATGCTATCTACTACCCTTTGGGCACAGTCACCGGTTGAAAAAGGACTAGGTGTGATCAATAAAGAAAATGCAGAAGCTTATATTGGCTTTTTAGCCAGTGATGAACTGGAAGGGCGTGAAGCCGGGTTTCAGGGAGGGCGTATTGCTGCAGAATATATTGTTTCGAATCTGAAGACAATGGGCATTGCTCCTTTGAATGAATCTTATTATCAACCTTTTGAAGCCTATAATAAGGAAAGACAGAAAAGAGGACGCTTTCAGGTTCATCCGGATTCGATCGCTCAGTTGAAACAAGGGGTACATCAGAAACTATCGATGCGTAATATCCTGGGTAAGATAGAAGGAAAGAATCCGAATGAATTTGTAATTATCGGTGCACACTATGATCACCTGGGCTTCGATCCGATGCTGGAAGGCGATCAGATTTATAATGGAGCGGATGATAATGCATCAGGTGTATCTGCCGTACTCCAGGTGGCAAAAGCATTTCTGGCCTCCGGACAACAACCGGAACGTACTGTGATCTTTGCTTTTTGGGATGGAGAGGAGAAAGGATTGTTAGGTTCCGAGTATTTTGTGCAGAACTGCTCTTTCCTTAAAGACGTAAAGGGCTATCTGAATTACGATATGATAGGACGCAACTCGAATGAGGCGGTTCCCGAACAAGTAGATTATTTCTATACGGAGGCAAATAAGGCTTTTGGCGACTGGCTGAAAAATGATATAAAGAAATATGATCTGAATTTGAAGCCTATTTATCATGCCTGGGATAAGCCGGTAGGAGGGAGCGATAACGGAACGTTTGCCAAACGCGATATTCCTATTATCTGGTATCACACCAACGGTCATCCGGATTATCACATGCCGAGCGACCATGTGGATAAGATCAATTGGGATAAGATTGTAGATATAACAAAAGCCTCTTTCCTGAATATGTGGAATCTGGCAAATGAGAAAAAATATTGA
- a CDS encoding SusD/RagB family nutrient-binding outer membrane lipoprotein, which translates to MNKYSNILMGFGLGVALLCTTGCRDDFADINSSPSQVTVGDPSYLFAMAAMDFDPFDYTFWFYDAPMLTAWSQMAVPTGSFTESSALTTVTGGVNYVRTLKLAHEIAYLRSNMSEEDAAKHAATAACVDVLTAYLALSSSDINGDIQFTEAGNALHGGTLTPAYDRIADLYTLWLTQLDNAITIFTTATDQIFTNEQDIVYKGDLNKWAKLANSMKLRIAARLISQDKARALTIASEVANASCGYIDSLDDAMIFNKSIVNSSSDDYIYHWSNGFMDGTASSQRVVDFMLENKDPRVRFLYRKNDWNSKIIQEFYDQSKEIPSYIEENVEYTTSGGKKTFVKWKGMGEPWVRYYGLPVEYNAKNNSAVYGEWFDYENRYKITDENGQSAKSYRPYSMYQHQMVIGRYYNFTLPTVPGGPVITKNDNRPWYGLYLGGSEVNLYLAEFKLLGANLPGTAESYFTQGVKLSVQEYDKVAGLNQIAYYGTTYDYDPNEVSIELKSGEIEAMLASDDYKLSGSASEQLEKVYLQQLINFTLYPYDQFVTARRSGLPKFNSQFINRENYASIPVTNFPRRFQTGVPNETSQLYQIQRDAYAAQGYTITGAGDANTSILNSERTWQDQGAPQWGEGPKN; encoded by the coding sequence ATGAACAAATATAGTAATATATTAATGGGATTCGGCCTGGGTGTAGCCCTGCTGTGCACCACCGGATGCCGTGACGATTTCGCTGATATCAACTCCAGCCCTTCGCAGGTGACTGTGGGTGACCCCTCCTATCTGTTTGCAATGGCTGCCATGGATTTTGATCCGTTCGATTATACATTTTGGTTCTACGATGCACCGATGTTGACGGCATGGAGCCAAATGGCAGTGCCTACGGGCAGTTTTACGGAAAGCTCTGCTTTGACTACTGTCACCGGTGGAGTGAATTATGTGAGAACACTGAAACTCGCTCATGAAATAGCCTATCTACGCTCCAACATGAGTGAAGAAGATGCGGCCAAACATGCGGCAACTGCTGCTTGCGTAGATGTTCTTACAGCTTATCTGGCACTTTCAAGCAGTGATATCAATGGTGATATCCAGTTTACGGAAGCCGGTAACGCTTTACATGGCGGTACACTGACTCCGGCTTACGACAGAATTGCAGATTTGTACACATTGTGGCTGACCCAATTGGATAACGCTATTACAATATTCACGACTGCCACCGATCAGATTTTTACAAACGAGCAAGATATCGTTTACAAAGGAGACCTCAACAAGTGGGCCAAACTGGCTAATTCAATGAAACTTAGAATTGCCGCTCGTTTGATATCTCAGGATAAAGCAAGAGCTTTGACTATTGCTTCGGAAGTAGCAAATGCTTCCTGCGGCTATATCGACTCTTTGGATGACGCCATGATTTTCAATAAAAGTATCGTAAACTCAAGCAGTGACGATTACATTTATCACTGGAGCAACGGATTTATGGACGGAACGGCTTCCAGCCAGCGCGTAGTAGATTTCATGCTTGAAAACAAAGACCCTCGCGTTCGTTTCCTTTATCGTAAAAACGACTGGAACTCTAAAATCATTCAGGAATTCTATGATCAGAGCAAGGAGATTCCTTCCTATATCGAAGAAAACGTTGAATATACGACGTCCGGCGGAAAGAAAACATTCGTGAAATGGAAAGGAATGGGTGAACCCTGGGTTCGTTATTACGGTCTTCCGGTTGAATATAATGCCAAGAACAATTCAGCTGTTTACGGTGAATGGTTTGACTATGAAAACCGTTACAAGATTACCGATGAAAACGGGCAGAGTGCAAAAAGCTATCGCCCCTACTCTATGTACCAGCATCAGATGGTTATCGGACGTTACTATAATTTCACCCTGCCAACAGTTCCCGGCGGTCCTGTAATCACCAAAAACGACAACCGCCCCTGGTACGGATTGTATCTGGGTGGAAGTGAAGTAAACCTGTATCTGGCTGAGTTCAAACTATTGGGGGCAAACTTGCCCGGTACGGCTGAAAGCTATTTCACACAAGGTGTTAAACTGTCTGTTCAGGAATATGACAAAGTAGCCGGATTAAACCAGATCGCTTATTACGGTACTACTTATGATTATGATCCGAATGAAGTTTCCATCGAACTGAAAAGCGGAGAGATCGAAGCGATGCTGGCATCAGACGATTACAAGCTGAGCGGTTCAGCCAGCGAACAACTGGAAAAAGTATACTTGCAACAATTGATCAACTTTACCTTGTATCCTTACGACCAGTTTGTCACTGCACGTCGTTCTGGTTTGCCTAAATTCAATTCACAGTTTATCAACCGTGAAAATTACGCTTCCATCCCTGTGACCAACTTCCCGCGTCGTTTCCAGACAGGTGTTCCTAACGAAACGAGCCAGTTGTATCAGATCCAGAGAGATGCCTATGCAGCACAGGGCTACACTATTACTGGTGCCGGCGATGCTAACACATCTATTCTGAACTCAGAACGTACCTGGCAGGATCAGGGTGCTCCGCAATGGGGTGAAGGACCAAAGAATTAA
- a CDS encoding SusC/RagA family TonB-linked outer membrane protein, which produces MLKNLKPVSLVLIAGALSFSGNAYADLTPSKPSTGISQQSGRLTGVVEDDFGPVAGASIVVKGTTNGTITDMNGNFTLEGVQNGATIQVSFIGYATQEIRYTGQSSLNVKLKEDSQALDEVVVTALGMKRETKALGYAVTELKGEELLNNAINPVSALQGKVAGVEIAGSDGGMFGATKIQIRGASTLGKNNQPIYVIDGVVLDNAIRDGDADWTAHNYDYGNELKNLNPDDFETVSVLKGAAATALYGSRGLNGAVVITTKSGKGKQGIGVNVSQTFGIDHMFKQPKLQNKYGRGQYTGNVSYGETDANGNYYLYDNIGQFYLNSAGNPTLSGGTGRHWGPAFDGRNIENYDYSTIAYSPVENNFKDAYNLGFNSNTNVSVSGSSEKTSFYTSLSYKYASGTLPNNSFDRTSFLAKASHKITDKVEVEASISFANSNPKNAQPNIGELFVDGTWGRTYDTQYFRKRYKGSHGGLASADYGDEYGNNPGRSTWWNIYENDYSQKETSVRPTLVLNVELTDWMKFRAEGNYNYYYKRHEEKKPGDSYANKKSGYYEMGQYTKEQTNLNAAFTFNKSINDFTFGGFIRGEYYNNMQQVMKENTNGGLVVPNQYFIANSINTPSYSGKIEGEKRMLSLSFQASVSWKDQLFLDVTGRNDWSSALVYSDTHGNYSYFYPSISASWLIHETFRDQLPTWISFAKVRGSWAQVGNDTDAYTINSAYSLLTAQSQGATNVYALSIPTTAYSTNLKPERKNAWEIGLDWRFLSNRIGIDMTYYKENTKDQIMSISVPGISGINSQYINAGNIENKGLEIALNTTPFKNKDWQWDLNFTYTKNNNKIVELHPNVADYITLSGEVAYGNYRVGSVAKVGESYGVLMSDSKAKIDEKTGLPILNATSYYGGDRGMHAMYYQRSGEAEVVGSMVPDFLGSVSTSLTYKNWSLRALFDMRFGGYVASYANRYGLAYGFTESSLKWRDSENGGMTYTSIWDGQQYHDGLIPVGLVEGGTSIPLPNGTSYTVAEGGETYQNLYDKGLVDPQHASAWHYWNNAWGTGVVNDDWVKKLNYIALREITVSYRMPNKIAHKLGAQHLNLSVSGRNLGYLLNTMPNKINPESVRGTSASEFRIRSFNGMTANYTFTINVGF; this is translated from the coding sequence ATGTTGAAAAACTTAAAGCCTGTCAGCTTAGTTCTGATCGCAGGAGCACTTAGTTTCTCAGGAAACGCCTATGCAGATCTGACGCCAAGTAAGCCAAGTACCGGTATTTCCCAGCAAAGCGGGAGACTCACCGGGGTAGTAGAGGATGATTTCGGCCCCGTTGCCGGCGCCTCTATCGTAGTGAAAGGAACCACTAATGGTACAATTACCGACATGAACGGTAATTTTACATTGGAAGGTGTGCAAAACGGGGCCACCATCCAGGTTTCATTTATAGGGTATGCAACACAGGAAATCCGGTATACCGGACAATCTTCTCTTAACGTAAAGCTGAAAGAAGATTCTCAAGCGCTCGACGAAGTAGTCGTAACCGCTTTAGGTATGAAACGCGAAACGAAAGCATTGGGATATGCCGTTACCGAATTAAAAGGTGAAGAGTTGCTAAACAATGCGATCAATCCGGTTTCCGCTTTACAAGGTAAAGTGGCAGGGGTTGAAATTGCCGGTTCCGACGGTGGTATGTTCGGTGCTACAAAGATCCAGATTCGCGGTGCCTCTACCTTGGGTAAAAACAACCAGCCGATTTATGTAATCGACGGAGTTGTTCTGGACAACGCTATCAGGGATGGTGATGCAGACTGGACGGCTCACAACTACGACTACGGTAATGAGTTGAAGAACCTGAACCCGGATGACTTCGAAACTGTTTCTGTACTGAAAGGTGCTGCCGCTACCGCCCTTTACGGTTCACGCGGTCTGAACGGTGCAGTCGTTATTACGACAAAATCAGGTAAGGGTAAACAAGGTATCGGAGTGAATGTTTCTCAGACTTTCGGTATCGATCACATGTTCAAACAACCGAAATTACAGAACAAGTATGGACGCGGACAATATACCGGTAACGTAAGTTATGGAGAAACGGATGCCAATGGGAATTATTATCTATATGATAATATCGGGCAATTTTATCTGAACTCTGCGGGTAATCCGACTCTTTCCGGCGGAACAGGTCGTCATTGGGGACCGGCATTCGACGGACGTAACATTGAAAACTATGATTATTCGACAATCGCTTACAGCCCGGTAGAGAATAACTTTAAAGATGCCTATAATTTAGGATTCAACAGCAATACCAACGTTTCCGTAAGCGGCAGCAGCGAAAAAACATCTTTCTACACTTCTCTGTCTTATAAGTATGCTAGCGGTACATTACCGAACAACAGCTTCGACCGTACCTCGTTCCTGGCTAAAGCATCTCATAAGATAACCGATAAAGTAGAGGTGGAAGCTTCTATCTCTTTTGCCAATTCAAATCCGAAAAATGCTCAACCGAATATCGGAGAGTTATTCGTAGACGGAACCTGGGGACGTACGTATGATACACAATATTTCCGTAAACGTTATAAAGGATCGCACGGTGGTTTGGCTAGTGCCGACTATGGTGACGAATACGGTAACAACCCAGGAAGAAGTACTTGGTGGAACATCTATGAAAATGATTATTCACAGAAGGAAACCTCAGTTCGTCCGACCTTGGTTTTGAACGTGGAATTAACCGACTGGATGAAGTTTCGCGCAGAAGGAAACTATAACTATTATTACAAACGCCACGAAGAGAAAAAACCGGGCGATAGTTATGCCAACAAGAAAAGCGGATACTACGAAATGGGGCAGTATACAAAAGAGCAAACGAACCTGAATGCTGCATTCACATTCAATAAAAGTATAAACGATTTCACATTCGGAGGCTTTATACGTGGTGAATATTATAATAATATGCAGCAGGTGATGAAAGAAAATACGAATGGCGGTTTAGTTGTACCCAACCAGTATTTTATAGCAAACTCTATTAATACACCTTCTTACAGCGGTAAAATAGAAGGAGAAAAACGGATGTTATCTTTATCTTTTCAAGCTAGCGTCAGCTGGAAAGATCAGCTCTTCCTGGATGTAACCGGACGTAACGACTGGTCGTCTGCCCTGGTTTATTCGGATACTCACGGTAACTACTCATATTTCTATCCGTCAATCTCTGCATCCTGGCTGATCCACGAAACGTTCCGCGACCAGCTTCCGACATGGATCTCTTTTGCCAAAGTGCGTGGATCATGGGCACAGGTGGGTAACGATACGGATGCTTACACCATCAACTCGGCATATTCATTATTGACCGCCCAATCGCAAGGCGCAACAAACGTATATGCTTTGAGCATTCCGACAACAGCCTATTCAACGAATTTGAAGCCGGAACGTAAAAACGCATGGGAAATAGGTTTGGACTGGCGCTTCCTGTCTAACCGGATCGGTATCGACATGACATATTATAAGGAAAATACGAAAGACCAGATCATGTCGATCAGTGTTCCTGGTATATCCGGTATCAATAGCCAGTACATCAACGCCGGTAACATTGAAAACAAGGGATTGGAAATTGCATTGAATACCACTCCGTTCAAGAATAAAGACTGGCAATGGGATTTGAACTTTACGTATACCAAGAATAATAATAAAATCGTAGAGTTACATCCTAATGTAGCTGATTATATTACTTTGAGTGGTGAGGTAGCTTACGGTAACTACCGTGTCGGTTCAGTAGCCAAAGTAGGCGAATCGTATGGTGTCCTGATGAGTGACTCTAAAGCTAAGATCGATGAAAAAACCGGTCTGCCTATATTAAATGCAACCTCTTATTATGGAGGTGACAGAGGTATGCACGCCATGTATTACCAACGTAGCGGTGAAGCAGAAGTTGTCGGCTCGATGGTTCCCGATTTCTTAGGTTCCGTAAGCACTTCGCTTACTTATAAGAACTGGAGTTTACGTGCTTTGTTCGATATGCGTTTCGGTGGCTATGTGGCATCTTATGCCAACCGCTACGGTTTGGCTTATGGCTTTACTGAAAGTTCCTTGAAATGGCGCGACTCGGAAAACGGCGGTATGACTTATACCTCTATCTGGGATGGCCAGCAATATCACGACGGCTTGATCCCGGTTGGCTTGGTTGAAGGCGGAACTTCTATTCCTCTTCCGAACGGAACTTCTTATACTGTTGCAGAAGGTGGCGAAACTTATCAGAATTTGTATGACAAAGGTTTGGTAGACCCACAGCATGCTTCGGCATGGCATTACTGGAACAACGCCTGGGGTACAGGAGTCGTGAATGACGATTGGGTGAAAAAACTGAATTACATCGCTCTTCGTGAAATCACCGTATCGTACAGAATGCCTAATAAGATTGCACATAAATTGGGAGCACAGCATTTAAATCTTTCAGTATCCGGACGTAACCTGGGTTATCTGTTGAATACGATGCCGAATAAGATCAACCCGGAATCTGTCCGCGGTACATCTGCTTCCGAATTCCGTATCCGTTCTTTCAACGGTATGACTGCTAACTACACATTTACTATTAATGTTGGATTCTAA
- a CDS encoding VapE domain-containing protein, which yields MEISGYHKEGKDIKPFLTCLAENCFRSGIPEEEVIKWLPIHAHFRIFETEIRATVRNVYRLSSGFGRKPCIRPEQALAMQTDEFMKRRYEFRYNILKGDVEYRERRSYYFNFFPIDEQVLNSISLNAQEEGIPLWDRDVKRYVYSNRVRPYSPIEQYMSELPAWDGTDHIRQLADTLPCNNPAWRDQFYIWFLSMVAHWSGLDEMHANSASPLLVGRQGCGKSTWCRNLLPPELREYYTDSIDFSNKRDAELLLNRFALINIDEFDSVSPNHQAFLKHILQKPVINARRPYKRSIQPMKRYASFIATSNNADLLSDPTGSRRFICIELNGNIDRSLPINHAQLYTQAAAALRSNERYWFTSEEETAIIHNNHQFQQIPIEEQLFFQYFRLPEAGERGELLPAAEILRRIEQRSKIKTGVRNMALFGRILLKNNVVKKHTKTGNYYHVTELV from the coding sequence ATGGAGATAAGCGGCTACCACAAAGAAGGGAAAGACATCAAACCTTTTCTGACCTGTCTGGCCGAAAATTGTTTCCGCAGCGGCATACCGGAAGAAGAGGTGATCAAGTGGCTTCCCATCCACGCTCATTTCAGGATCTTTGAAACGGAGATACGGGCAACCGTGCGGAATGTTTACCGCCTCTCTTCCGGTTTCGGACGGAAACCCTGTATCCGACCGGAACAGGCACTGGCCATGCAGACGGACGAATTTATGAAGCGGAGGTATGAGTTCAGATACAATATCCTGAAAGGGGATGTCGAATATCGCGAAAGAAGATCTTATTACTTCAACTTCTTCCCCATCGACGAACAGGTTCTCAACAGTATCAGCCTGAACGCGCAGGAAGAAGGTATTCCACTGTGGGACAGGGATGTGAAACGGTATGTCTACTCCAACCGCGTAAGGCCTTATTCGCCGATCGAGCAGTATATGTCGGAGTTGCCCGCCTGGGACGGGACTGATCATATCCGCCAGCTGGCAGACACCCTGCCTTGCAATAACCCGGCTTGGCGGGATCAGTTTTATATCTGGTTTCTGAGTATGGTGGCTCACTGGAGCGGACTGGACGAGATGCATGCCAACAGTGCCTCGCCCCTACTGGTAGGACGGCAGGGATGCGGAAAGTCCACTTGGTGTCGCAACCTGCTCCCACCCGAACTGCGGGAATATTATACCGACAGCATTGACTTCAGTAACAAGCGTGATGCCGAACTCCTACTGAACCGTTTCGCCCTGATTAATATCGACGAGTTCGACTCGGTCAGTCCTAACCACCAGGCCTTTCTGAAGCATATTCTTCAAAAACCGGTCATCAATGCCCGCCGTCCTTACAAGCGTAGCATCCAGCCGATGAAACGGTATGCCTCTTTCATCGCGACTTCCAACAATGCGGACCTACTGAGCGACCCGACCGGAAGCCGCCGTTTCATCTGTATCGAGCTGAACGGGAATATCGACCGCAGCCTGCCGATCAATCACGCCCAACTGTATACCCAAGCGGCTGCCGCATTGCGCAGCAACGAACGGTACTGGTTCACCTCTGAAGAAGAGACAGCCATTATCCATAACAACCATCAGTTCCAGCAGATCCCGATTGAAGAACAACTCTTCTTCCAGTATTTCCGCCTGCCGGAAGCAGGAGAAAGAGGTGAGCTTTTGCCTGCCGCTGAAATACTCAGACGGATCGAACAACGCAGCAAAATAAAAACGGGTGTCCGCAACATGGCTTTGTTCGGACGAATACTGCTAAAAAATAATGTGGTCAAGAAACATACCAAGACGGGCAATTACTATCATGTAACAGAACTAGTATAG
- a CDS encoding BT4734/BF3469 family protein, producing the protein MKTTLFSADMKAQRTVGMEKLVELIRSGYKTKQVAALREALRYIRHGVSVKQANRLPVVYFCSTFKKQDKKLVRKEYNGLILLKINNLTNRNEAEKVRRQASASLQTMAAFIGSSGKSVKIVIPFRLSDNTVPQNDTLIQFFHKEAYTGRLLTTGKPYNRISPSKKTHWTQPAASLSIRIFITIRTHCLSGSNNRGSYLKIYPYLPRCIP; encoded by the coding sequence ATGAAAACTACATTATTCAGTGCTGACATGAAAGCACAACGAACTGTCGGGATGGAAAAACTGGTCGAACTGATCAGAAGCGGGTATAAGACAAAGCAGGTGGCAGCCCTACGCGAAGCGCTGCGCTACATCCGACACGGAGTTTCCGTCAAACAGGCAAACCGGCTACCAGTGGTCTACTTCTGTTCTACTTTCAAAAAGCAGGACAAGAAGTTAGTGAGAAAAGAATACAACGGGTTAATTCTGCTTAAAATAAATAATCTGACCAACCGCAATGAAGCGGAAAAGGTACGCCGACAGGCTTCTGCGTCTTTGCAAACAATGGCTGCCTTTATCGGTTCGAGCGGGAAAAGTGTCAAAATCGTTATCCCTTTCAGATTATCGGATAACACTGTCCCTCAGAATGATACCTTAATTCAGTTCTTCCATAAAGAAGCATACACAGGGCGGCTGCTTACTACCGGGAAGCCTTACAACAGGATATCGCCGTCGAAGAAAACGCATTGGACGCAGCCTGCCGCCTCTCTTTCGATCCGGATATTTATTACAATCCGGACGCACTGCCTATCCGGATCGAACAACCGTGGAAGCTACCTGAAAATCTACCCGTATCTACCCAGGTGCATACCGTAG